Proteins encoded in a region of the Lepeophtheirus salmonis chromosome 6, UVic_Lsal_1.4, whole genome shotgun sequence genome:
- the Stlk gene encoding STE20-related kinase adapter protein alpha has product MSASLLSNYDVHEGILRELRGVLCGRVYLAQDKRTQRRVAIKKYDLDMIPKAHEFLEAESFILGEVSLMRNLRHPNILPLLHSFYYDQGVCLVSPFVHCGSLRNLLDTNYPKGLPEQWVISILRHVLSALDHLHSQGIIHRSVRASHILLSETGNAILTGFRYACLLPKSDRVGNIIQDRYEYSAHVASTNLNWLSPEILAQKLYKYTEKSDIYSLGVTACEIANGAIPFSDMETSLMLLEKLRGTTPKLFDASTMEEFGSESELLQMEFDNFYKNKSFSDDLHMVVEECTQFYPESRPSASGLLCLSIFRKWRKSGSISVPSSKITLTFKGDETISSLAKKNEIEEISSQFSWNF; this is encoded by the exons ATGAGTGCAAGCCTCTTGTCCAATTATGATGTCCATGAAGGGATTCTTCGTGAACTACGAGGGGTTTTATGTGGAAGGGTGTACTTAGCACAGGATAAACGCACCCAACGGCGGGTTGCAATCAAAAAGTATGATTTAGATATGATTCCTAAGGCGCATGAGTTCCTAGAGGCGGAATCTTTCATCCTC GGTGAAGTGTCTCTGATGCGGAACTTGCGACATCCCAATATTCTTCCCCTTCTACATTCGTTCTATTATGATCAAGGAGTTTGCCTCGTCTCCCCCTTTGTACATTGTGGATCCCTTAGAAACCTACTGGATACAAACTATCCCAAAGGTCTTCCCGAACAATGGGTTATCTCTATTTTACGACATGTTCTGTCAGCACTAGACCATCTTCATTCTCAGGGTATAATACATCGAAGTGTTCGTGCTTCCCATATACTTTTGTCAGAGACGGGGAATGCTATTTTGACAGGATTTCGCTATGCTTGTCTCCTCCCAAAGTCGGATAGAGTCGGAAATATTATACAAGACAGATATGAATACTCTGCTCATGTTGCCTCAACAAACCTCAATTGGCTAAGTCCGGAGATACTAGCACAA AAACTCTACAAGTATACGGAAAAGTCAGATATATATAGTCTTGGTGTCACGGCTTGTGAAATAGCCAACGGAGCCATACCTTTCTCTGACATGGAAACATCCTTGATGCTCTTAGAAAAACTACGTGGAACGACACCAAAGTTATTTGATGCCTCCACCATGGAAGAGTTTGGCTCGG AATCAGAATTACTTCAAATGGAATTCGACAATTTTTACAAGAACAAATCCTTCTCCGATGATTTGCATATGGTTGTTGAAGAATGTACTCAGTTTTATCCAGAGTCTAGGCCCTCTGCTTCTGGACTTCTTTGTCTGAGTATATTCCGTAAATGGAGGAAGAGTGGTAGTATCTCTGTTCCATCCTCGAAAATTACCCTCACTTTCAAAGGGGATGAGACAATTTCCTCTCTGgcgaagaaaaatgaaatagagGAAATAAGCTCGCAGTTCTCTTGGAACTTTTGA
- the LOC121120473 gene encoding proteasome subunit beta type-5-like, with product MSIEQMLGSNYSRSRVGKEMHMEGDYGLDACHDLDFPPLDDPAAYLDDMSKNGTGPKINLAHGTTTLGFKYQGGTILAVDSRATSGQYIGSGEVKKIIEVSDYLLATMAGGAADCTYWDRVLAMECRLYELRNHRRISVAAASKLLANMAYNYKGTGLSMGAMIAGYDKRGPGLYYVDSEGSRTPGNLFSVGSGSVYAYGVLDADYREELTDEEAYELARRAIAHATYRDSASGGIVRVMHVTKEGKKIISEQDCMELHYKYLPHLVKKNM from the exons ATGTCGATCGAACAAATGCTGGGATCCAACTATTCACGCTCTCGCGTGGGAAAAGAGATGCATATGGAGGGAGACTATGGACTGGATGCCTGCCATGACTTGGATTTTCCTCCTCTGGATGAC CCCGCCGCGTATTTGGACGATATGAGTAAGAACGGGACAGGTCCCAAGATCAATTTAGCTCATGGCACGACGACTCTGGGCTTCAAATATCAAGGAGGAACGATTTTAGCCGTGGATTCTCGAGCCACCTCCGGCCAATATATCGGATCCGGTGAAGTGAAGAAGATAATCGAAGTGAGCGACTACTTGTTGGCCACGATGGCTGGAGGCGCAGCAGACTGCACCTACTGGGACAGAGTATTGGCCATGGAGTGCCGCCTCTATGAGCTTCGAAATCACCGCCGTATCTCCGTGGCAGCCGCTTCCAAGCTCTTGGCCAACATGGCCTACAACTACAAGGGAACAGGACTCTCCATGGGAGCCATGATTGCCGGCTATGACAAGAGAGGACCTGGCCTTTACTACGTGGACAGTGAAGGATCCAGAACTCCTGGAAATCTCTTCTCTGTAGGCTCTGGCTCTGTATATGCCTATGGTGTCTTGGACGCGGACTATCGAGAGGAACTCACTGATGAAGAAGCCTATGAATTAGCTCGCCGGGCTATTGCACATGCCACTTACAGAGACTCCGCTTCAGGAGGCATTGTCAGAG TGATGCATGTGAcgaaggaaggaaagaaaataatctcCGAGCAAGACTGCATGGAGCTTCATTATAAATATCTTCCTCATTTAGTAAagaaaaacatgtaa
- the LOC121120472 gene encoding uncharacterized protein, which translates to MSISMYDDYKLGTCTEMCPKKEVQLRTKHNLLDPLEKSLGLCVKAYSRSAAGAKETQPCDLRTPDICVKTAEFLINKIIIPQALDNSKYAFVLDRLRSIRQELVIQNINDERTIRIYEICVKFLLYSGYELCESSATRVFKFDSRQNHDQLQSCLKTLIHLYTELEVRTSDYLEMICVYLLLDLDSIQPMIWLLNQKSPELSHNIQILKAIHIIKNYRERNFIAIFRNISDLNAFPLMAFHFNLPKVYRVILDVMSSAYGVPSCQYPMKNFCQNFAVNQNECLSLIRTHLKINMEEDESSYIPFRKNTLISNPPTSIQKMSVVDDHLKGFNRTSLFSFR; encoded by the exons atgtcGATATCTATGTATGATGATTACAAATTGGGTACCTGCACTGAGATGTGTCCTAAAAAAGAAGTCCAATT ACGAACCAAGCATAATTTATTAGATCCATTAGAAAAGTCATTAGGTCTTTGTGTCAAGGCGTATTCCCGAAGTGCTGCAGGAGCAAAGGAAACTCAACCATGTGACTTGAGAACACCGGACATCTGTGTGAAAACGGCTGAGTTTCTCatcaataa gatCATTATTCCTCAAGCACTGGATAATAGTAAATATGCCTTTGTTCTGGATCGACTTCGCTCAATACGACAGGAActtgttattcaaaatattaacgaTGAAAGAACCATTAGGATCTATGAAATATGTGTCAAATTCCTACTTTACTCCGGATATGA attatgtGAGTCCAGTGCAACCCGTGTCTTCAAATTCGATTCTCGTCAAAATCATGATCAATTGCAAAGTTGCTTAAAAACACTTATTCATCTCTATACTGAATTGGAAGTGCGTACTTCTGACTATTTAGAAATGATTTGTGTTTATCTACTTTTGGATCTAGATTCTATACAGCCAATGATTTGGCTTCTGAATCAGAAATCACCAGAGCTTAGTCATAATATTCAGATCTTGAAAGCCATTCATATCATTAAAAACTATCGGGAACGAAATTTCATCGctatttttcgaaatatttcGGATTTAAATGCTTTTCCCCTCATGGCTTTTCATTTTAATCTACCTAAAGTTTATCGGGTCATATTAGATGTAATGAGTTCAGCCTATGGAGTACCCTCTTGTCAATATCCAATGAAAAACTTTTGTCAAAACTTTGCTGTGAATCAAAATGAATGCTTGAGTCTTATTCGAACACATTTGAAGATAAACATGGAAGAAGATGAATCGAGTTATATTCCATTTCGTAAGAACACTCTTATATCGAATCCCCCGACTTCCATTCAGAAAATGAGCGTGGTTGATGATCATTTGAAGGGATTCAATCGCACTTCCCTCTTTTCCTTTCGTTAA
- the LOC121119952 gene encoding uncharacterized protein encodes MKETFLVTFLLLYSFVIINPCRGHVALVFPPARKYELDFLDAFRTKTPCGMGKGDVRTSIPNGRSIDISWHLGYPHKGGFKIELLDKDEKLVSSLTQDRYIGERTSQTYSYSIPNDFVCKDCTIRLIRQALDFGQKYIFQSCADVDIVQEDEHVENCSNRGKFSNGACVCNKPQYYGDRCEFADECASDSDCSGSPNGQCLDLGGTAYPRKQCFCMPGFFGNVCSKKSTLNPIKLSNFTSFKQYSFGTTTNFYWRLLEDESLFEGIITAKTTSYLAVGWRPDGLDKSCHDVFPTDAMKIIGRDFHPMDCLDIVLGAVKNGLSRVGDYYTRDRSTPQLDELFWGQSDDLKAAGGWEENGRTYIRFIKSVSANGGSDQDFYGKVHLAWAHGRNDDSFYRQDEIKYHGKNRGYALIMVGTEPLSNSKITFITSMVLLVAIFILQGAHNVVKK; translated from the exons ATGAAAGAAACGTTTCTTGTTACGTTCCTTCTCCTTTATTCCTTTGTTATCATCAATCCTTGTCGAGGACACGTTGCGTTGGTATTTCCTCCTGCAAGGAAATACGAATTGGACTTTTTGGATGCATTtag AACGAAAACTCCATGTGGAATGGGCAAAGGGGATGTTAGGACAAGTATTCCTAATGGACGAAGCATTGATATATCCTGGCATCTTGGATATCCACATAAAG GTGGTTTCAAAATAGAATTACTGGACAAGGATGAAAAATTGGTCTCATCCCTAACTCAGGATCGTTATATAGGAGAAAGAACG agtCAAACCTATAGTTACTCTATTCCAAATGACTTTGTTTGTAAAGACTGTACCATTCGACTCATACGGCAAGCACTGGACtttggacaaaaatatatatttcaatcatGTGCTGATGTGGACATTGTGCAAGAAGAC GAACATGTTGAAAACTGCTCAAATCGTGGAAAATTTTCGAATGGAGCATGTGTCTGTAATAAGCCTCAATATTATGGGGATCGATGTGAATTTGCAGACGAATGTGCTTCTGACTCTGATTGCAGTGGGTCCCCAAATGGGCAATGTTTAGATCTTGGTGGTACAGCCTATCCCAGAAAGCAGTGTTTCTGTATGCCTGGGTTCTTTGGAAATGTTTGTTCCAAAAAGTCAACCTTAAATCCAATAAAGTTATCcaattttacttcttttaaacAATATTCCTTTGGCACAACAACTAATTTTTATTGGAGATTATTGGAAGATGAGTCTTTGTTCGAGGGAATTATAACTGCAAAAACAACGAGTTATTTAGCCGTTGGATGGAGACCAGATGGATTGGACAAGTCTTGTCATGATGTATTTCCAACTGATGCTATGAAGATTATTGGACGAGATTTTCATCCGATGGATTGTCTTGATATTGTTTTAGGTGCTGTCAAGAATGGATTGAGTCGTGTAGGAGATTATTATACTCGAGACAGATCCACACCTCAATTAGACGAATTATTTTGGGGTCAAAGCGATGATTTAAAGGCTGCTGGAGGTTGGGAGGAAAATGGACGAACATACATCAGGTTTATAAAATCTGTATCTGCCAATGGAGGATCCGATCAAGACTTTTATGGGAAAGTACATTTGGCTTGGGCTCATGGAAGAAATGATGATAGTTTCTATCGTCAAGACGAAATTAAATATCATGGAAAAAATAGAGGATATGCTTTAATAA tggtTGGCACAGAGCCTTTAAGTAATAGTAAGATTACATTCATTACATCGATGGTTCTCCTAGTGgccatttttattcttcaaggaGCTCATAACgtggtcaaaaaataa
- the LOC121120469 gene encoding testis-expressed protein 2 isoform X1: protein MSSFTETWGRKLKGKSSSSTSSSHSNNVPIFKFSKGDEELLEIIDDASNSHSFSNTNTSFIPSLGIHDDKELIEFQNEDPLPIPNENESKSIEITPLSLSSSQQEITPPSSSSSSLAGSPSFLNTFKKNIRDKFKTEKVKWQQKQNTVSSLNSSSSLDLSSTDDIANENLCFTKNSISSESVVDSKLSHSLSEQLLSTVPLIVHENMDGIYPKKESISSIKDNNDFNHGSDDNEESCDLKTPKDSIQSEETPQKDTIRRSKFNFSFRSSPLKSQPKESENGEDSPAPTHRSTAIFQKIIGMSSQKNSNSPVSMRQLTEPSDLDNMDDDEKFTELIPGDEDTIERGIEADELLNIANYPPNFTRLNLPIIPSKPQNLTLHASNPNLSRSFLSKFQLYSLLPIVIVLLVQILPVPNWVTGFITGILISVPTAFYVSIKLFQDGETIVSPSDPKEFIVSVKSISPRLSSPIFIDEEIKRKSVWMNIWPSKYGVYDPMTYDVRWTVSVLVELYGYLVELRFPRKNIHLRRMHNEAEPEVENMNFFEHQVIDLTTAEICLMPDNLPAKWMWSKKYPIQIKTYSKKHGSSEGESNSSKGEENKQQNKSNGSDSDKSSSNPENEEEGEKSGEENNTDIRTYYLFARTGREKEEWYSRFRAAANFMKDWHHENPTPNTHVDKNYATFKQMEHKFKNFMDDYHQAKNAEEARDKMLDESSENEEENDEKKLNKQNIVKEQLAFINIFGARMWFDLHQSQVFIDFLRQKITRKLLKIKIAQYFDEVSVTTLDLGLKLPQIINASLPWQNEFGLWVDLDLEYHGVCEATVETKGIRLPTKDESEKEPNESRHQGSLIDSDEADSAEEDDDIPDNFNNDLEGADIFMDEKGGINSGTVYPGRDGLRSRMLESILKSSVVARMAETDWVKKNITGKNITLKLQLHSLKGILILNFPPPPSDRIWYGFRSPPKLDITLKPYFGGKNLSKLEGTFSTIMRLLEKRLKQEFMKVLVYPNMDDEVLSFMDHVPYYINR from the exons ATGAGTTCGTTTACAGAAACTTGGGGCAGAAAACTTAAAG GAAAGTCCTCTTCATCTACGTCCTCTTCTCACTCTAACAACGTACCCATCTTTAAATTTAGCAAAGGGGACGAAGAACTTTTAGAAATCATTGATGATGCATCCAACAGTCATTCATTTTCCAATACTAACACTTCCTTTATTCCTTCTCTTGGAATTCACGATGACAAGGAGTTGATCG AATTCCAAAATGAGGATCCCCTTCCTATTCCTAATGAAAATGAATCCAAAAGTATAGAAATCACTCCTCTTTCCCTCTCTTCTTCTCAACAAGAAATTACTCCACCATCTTCGAGCTCTTCAAGTCTAGCGGGGAGTCCATCCtttttaaatacctttaaaaaaaatattcgtgataaatttaaaactgaaaaagtaaaatGGCAGCAGAAGCAAAATACAGTCTCAAGTTTAAATAGCTCTTCCTCTCTGGATCTTTCCTCGACAGATGATATTGCgaatgaaaatttatgttttaccaaaa ATTCAATCTCTTCCGAATCTGTTGTTGACTCTAAGTTATCTCACTCATTATCAGAGCAATTACTCTCCACAGTACCTTTAATTGTTCATGAAAACATGGACGGAATTTATCCAAAGAAGGAATCTATATCCAGTATTAaagataataatgattttaatcaCGGAAGTGACGACAATGAAGAGAGTTGTGATCTGAAAACACCTAAAGACTCTATTCAAAGCGAGGAAACACCTCAAAAAGATACAATAAGAAGAAGCAAgtttaacttttcatttagaTCATCTCCTTTAAAAAGTCAACCCAAAGAATCTGAAAATGGGGAAGACTCACCCGCACCAACTCATAGATCTACagctatttttcaaaaaataattggaatgaGTTCGCAGAAAAATTCCAATAGTCCTGTCTCAATGAGACAACTCACAGAGCCATCTGACTTAGATAATATGGATGACGATGAAAAATTTACTGAGCTCATTCCAGGTGATGAAGATACCATTGAACGTGGGATAGAAGCAGACGAGCTATTGAATATCGCAAATTATCCTCCAAATTTTACTCGACTCAATCTTCCCATTATACCTTCAAAACCTCAAAATCTAACTTTACATGCATCAAATCCAAATTTATCAAGATCATTTCTATCTAAATTTCAATTGTATTCCCTACTTCCTATTGTTATAGTTTTGTTAGTTCAGATTCTTCCAGTCCCAAATTGGGTTACTGGCTTCATCACTGGAATACTCATAAGTGTTCCTACTGCTTTCTATGTAagcattaaattatttcaagacGGTGAAACCATTGTCTCACCAAGCGATCCAAAAGAGTTTATTGTCAGTGTGAAAAGTATTTCTCCAAGGCTATCATCCCCCATTTTTATTGAtgaagaaatcaaaagaaaatcaGTATGGATGAATATTTGGCCTTCAAAATATGGTGTTTATGATCCGATGACATATGATGTTCGTTGGACTGTATCAGTCCTTGTTGAATTGTATGGTTATTTAGTTGAACTTAGATTTCCAAGAAAGAACATTCATCTTCGTCGAATGCATAATGAAGCAGAACCTGAAGTCgagaatatgaatttttttgagcatCAGGTGATTGATTTGACCACCGCAGAAATTTGTCTAATGCCGGATAATCTGCCTGCTAAATGGATGTGGAgtaaaaaatatcctattcaaataaaaacttattccaAAAAACACGGGTCATCGGAAGGAGAATCCAACTCTTCCAAAG GAGAAGAAAATAAGCAACAAAATAAGTCAAATGGTTCTGATAGTGATAAATCGTCTTCGAATCctgaaaatgaagaagaaggCGAAAAATCAGGGGAAGAAAATAATACTGACATAAGGACTTACTATCTTTTTGCTAGAACTGGTCGGGAAAAAGAGGAATGGTATTCTCGTTTTAGAGCTGCAGCTAATTTTATGAAGGACTGGCATCATGAAAATCCCACTCCAAATACTCATGTGGATAAAAATTACGCCACGTTCAAACAAAtggaacataaatttaaaaattttatggatGATTATCATCAG gCTAAAAATGCTGAAGAAGCCCGTGATAAAATGTTGGACGAATCTAGTGAAAATGAGgaagaaaatgatgaaaaaaaattgaataaacagAATATTGTCAAGGAGCAACttgcttttataaatatatttggagcTCGAATGTGGTTTGATCTACACCAGTCACAAGTATTTATCGATTTTTTGAGACAAAAGATCACAAGGAAGCTTTTAAAGATTaaa ATAGCACAATATTTTGATGAAGTAAGTGTCACAACTTTGGATTTGGGATTAAAGTTGCCTCAAATTATCAATGCTTCACTGCCTTGGCAAAATGAATTTGGTTTGTGGGTGGATCTGGACTTAGAGTATCATGGAGTATGCGAGGCCACTGTAGAAACCAAAGGTATCCGATTACCTACGAAAGATGAATCTGAAAAAGAACCAAATGAATccag ACATCAAGGATCATTAATTGACAGCGATGAAGCAGATTCCGCTGAAGAGGATGATGATATTCCAGATAATTTTAACAACGACTTAGAAGGAGCGGATATATTTATGGATGAAAAGGGAGGAATTAATTCAGGAACTGTTTATCCTGGAAGAGATGGTCTTCGATCTAGAATGCTTGAATCTATTTTAAAGTCGTCTGTCGTTGCTCGCATGGCAGAGACTGATTGGGTCAAGAAAAACATTACTGGCAAAAATATTACACTCAAGTTACAACTCCATTCTCTTAAAGGGATCTTAATTCTTAATTTCCCCCCACCTCCTTCAGATCGGATTTG GTACGGTTTTCGTTCTCCACCGAAACTGGACATTACTCTTAAACCTTACTTTGGAGGAAAGAATCTCAGTAAGCTGGAAGGAACGTTTTCAACAATCATGCGGTTattagaaaaaagattaaaacagGAATTCATGAAGGTCTTGGTTTATCCAAATATGGATGATGAAGTACTCAGCTTTATGGACCATGttccatattatattaatagataa
- the LOC121120469 gene encoding testis-expressed protein 2 isoform X2 → MSSFTETWGRKLKEFQNEDPLPIPNENESKSIEITPLSLSSSQQEITPPSSSSSSLAGSPSFLNTFKKNIRDKFKTEKVKWQQKQNTVSSLNSSSSLDLSSTDDIANENLCFTKNSISSESVVDSKLSHSLSEQLLSTVPLIVHENMDGIYPKKESISSIKDNNDFNHGSDDNEESCDLKTPKDSIQSEETPQKDTIRRSKFNFSFRSSPLKSQPKESENGEDSPAPTHRSTAIFQKIIGMSSQKNSNSPVSMRQLTEPSDLDNMDDDEKFTELIPGDEDTIERGIEADELLNIANYPPNFTRLNLPIIPSKPQNLTLHASNPNLSRSFLSKFQLYSLLPIVIVLLVQILPVPNWVTGFITGILISVPTAFYVSIKLFQDGETIVSPSDPKEFIVSVKSISPRLSSPIFIDEEIKRKSVWMNIWPSKYGVYDPMTYDVRWTVSVLVELYGYLVELRFPRKNIHLRRMHNEAEPEVENMNFFEHQVIDLTTAEICLMPDNLPAKWMWSKKYPIQIKTYSKKHGSSEGESNSSKGEENKQQNKSNGSDSDKSSSNPENEEEGEKSGEENNTDIRTYYLFARTGREKEEWYSRFRAAANFMKDWHHENPTPNTHVDKNYATFKQMEHKFKNFMDDYHQAKNAEEARDKMLDESSENEEENDEKKLNKQNIVKEQLAFINIFGARMWFDLHQSQVFIDFLRQKITRKLLKIKIAQYFDEVSVTTLDLGLKLPQIINASLPWQNEFGLWVDLDLEYHGVCEATVETKGIRLPTKDESEKEPNESRHQGSLIDSDEADSAEEDDDIPDNFNNDLEGADIFMDEKGGINSGTVYPGRDGLRSRMLESILKSSVVARMAETDWVKKNITGKNITLKLQLHSLKGILILNFPPPPSDRIWYGFRSPPKLDITLKPYFGGKNLSKLEGTFSTIMRLLEKRLKQEFMKVLVYPNMDDEVLSFMDHVPYYINR, encoded by the exons ATGAGTTCGTTTACAGAAACTTGGGGCAGAAAACTTAAAG AATTCCAAAATGAGGATCCCCTTCCTATTCCTAATGAAAATGAATCCAAAAGTATAGAAATCACTCCTCTTTCCCTCTCTTCTTCTCAACAAGAAATTACTCCACCATCTTCGAGCTCTTCAAGTCTAGCGGGGAGTCCATCCtttttaaatacctttaaaaaaaatattcgtgataaatttaaaactgaaaaagtaaaatGGCAGCAGAAGCAAAATACAGTCTCAAGTTTAAATAGCTCTTCCTCTCTGGATCTTTCCTCGACAGATGATATTGCgaatgaaaatttatgttttaccaaaa ATTCAATCTCTTCCGAATCTGTTGTTGACTCTAAGTTATCTCACTCATTATCAGAGCAATTACTCTCCACAGTACCTTTAATTGTTCATGAAAACATGGACGGAATTTATCCAAAGAAGGAATCTATATCCAGTATTAaagataataatgattttaatcaCGGAAGTGACGACAATGAAGAGAGTTGTGATCTGAAAACACCTAAAGACTCTATTCAAAGCGAGGAAACACCTCAAAAAGATACAATAAGAAGAAGCAAgtttaacttttcatttagaTCATCTCCTTTAAAAAGTCAACCCAAAGAATCTGAAAATGGGGAAGACTCACCCGCACCAACTCATAGATCTACagctatttttcaaaaaataattggaatgaGTTCGCAGAAAAATTCCAATAGTCCTGTCTCAATGAGACAACTCACAGAGCCATCTGACTTAGATAATATGGATGACGATGAAAAATTTACTGAGCTCATTCCAGGTGATGAAGATACCATTGAACGTGGGATAGAAGCAGACGAGCTATTGAATATCGCAAATTATCCTCCAAATTTTACTCGACTCAATCTTCCCATTATACCTTCAAAACCTCAAAATCTAACTTTACATGCATCAAATCCAAATTTATCAAGATCATTTCTATCTAAATTTCAATTGTATTCCCTACTTCCTATTGTTATAGTTTTGTTAGTTCAGATTCTTCCAGTCCCAAATTGGGTTACTGGCTTCATCACTGGAATACTCATAAGTGTTCCTACTGCTTTCTATGTAagcattaaattatttcaagacGGTGAAACCATTGTCTCACCAAGCGATCCAAAAGAGTTTATTGTCAGTGTGAAAAGTATTTCTCCAAGGCTATCATCCCCCATTTTTATTGAtgaagaaatcaaaagaaaatcaGTATGGATGAATATTTGGCCTTCAAAATATGGTGTTTATGATCCGATGACATATGATGTTCGTTGGACTGTATCAGTCCTTGTTGAATTGTATGGTTATTTAGTTGAACTTAGATTTCCAAGAAAGAACATTCATCTTCGTCGAATGCATAATGAAGCAGAACCTGAAGTCgagaatatgaatttttttgagcatCAGGTGATTGATTTGACCACCGCAGAAATTTGTCTAATGCCGGATAATCTGCCTGCTAAATGGATGTGGAgtaaaaaatatcctattcaaataaaaacttattccaAAAAACACGGGTCATCGGAAGGAGAATCCAACTCTTCCAAAG GAGAAGAAAATAAGCAACAAAATAAGTCAAATGGTTCTGATAGTGATAAATCGTCTTCGAATCctgaaaatgaagaagaaggCGAAAAATCAGGGGAAGAAAATAATACTGACATAAGGACTTACTATCTTTTTGCTAGAACTGGTCGGGAAAAAGAGGAATGGTATTCTCGTTTTAGAGCTGCAGCTAATTTTATGAAGGACTGGCATCATGAAAATCCCACTCCAAATACTCATGTGGATAAAAATTACGCCACGTTCAAACAAAtggaacataaatttaaaaattttatggatGATTATCATCAG gCTAAAAATGCTGAAGAAGCCCGTGATAAAATGTTGGACGAATCTAGTGAAAATGAGgaagaaaatgatgaaaaaaaattgaataaacagAATATTGTCAAGGAGCAACttgcttttataaatatatttggagcTCGAATGTGGTTTGATCTACACCAGTCACAAGTATTTATCGATTTTTTGAGACAAAAGATCACAAGGAAGCTTTTAAAGATTaaa ATAGCACAATATTTTGATGAAGTAAGTGTCACAACTTTGGATTTGGGATTAAAGTTGCCTCAAATTATCAATGCTTCACTGCCTTGGCAAAATGAATTTGGTTTGTGGGTGGATCTGGACTTAGAGTATCATGGAGTATGCGAGGCCACTGTAGAAACCAAAGGTATCCGATTACCTACGAAAGATGAATCTGAAAAAGAACCAAATGAATccag ACATCAAGGATCATTAATTGACAGCGATGAAGCAGATTCCGCTGAAGAGGATGATGATATTCCAGATAATTTTAACAACGACTTAGAAGGAGCGGATATATTTATGGATGAAAAGGGAGGAATTAATTCAGGAACTGTTTATCCTGGAAGAGATGGTCTTCGATCTAGAATGCTTGAATCTATTTTAAAGTCGTCTGTCGTTGCTCGCATGGCAGAGACTGATTGGGTCAAGAAAAACATTACTGGCAAAAATATTACACTCAAGTTACAACTCCATTCTCTTAAAGGGATCTTAATTCTTAATTTCCCCCCACCTCCTTCAGATCGGATTTG GTACGGTTTTCGTTCTCCACCGAAACTGGACATTACTCTTAAACCTTACTTTGGAGGAAAGAATCTCAGTAAGCTGGAAGGAACGTTTTCAACAATCATGCGGTTattagaaaaaagattaaaacagGAATTCATGAAGGTCTTGGTTTATCCAAATATGGATGATGAAGTACTCAGCTTTATGGACCATGttccatattatattaatagataa